The genome window GAAGGATCAGTTCATTTCCCTCGTCATCGAGCACTAGGATCTCTTTTCTCCATATCTGATAGACCTCCCCTGTGATGATATCTCCGACACGTTCAGAATATTTCTTGTAGATGTTCCCTTTTTCCAGATCATCGATGGTGGATTTGAGGGATTGACGGAGGGCGAGGATATTCCGTCTACCGAAATCCTCCAGTTTGATCTCTTCAGAAACCTCTTCTCCGATCTCGAAATCCTCTTCGATCTTGATGGCCTCCGAATAGGCGATCTCCATGTTCTCATCTTCCACTTCCCCATCTGGCACTATCTCACGGTTCTGCCAGATCTCGAGGTCTCCTTTATCCACATTCAGGATGATGTCGAAGTTCTCGTCTGTGCCGTACTTTCTGATCAAAGTGCTTCTGAACACCTCTTCGAGAATGTTCATCATGGTCACACGGTCGATGTTCTTGAATTCTTTGAACTCTGAGAACGATTCTATCAACGTAGCGCTATCCATTGTTCTATTATAGTAAGTCTGTCTCTTATTTAAACTCTAATTCCACATAGGTCTCCGCGACCTCTTCCATGGGAATCTCTATCTTTTCTGTGACCCATTCTTTGGCCTTTCGCCCTGGAATCCTTCTCTTCTCTTTGGTCTCCACGGTAATTGTATCACTGTCTGCCTCGAGAAGTTGTCCTTTGAGCACCCGACCATCGGTCCTTTTCACCTTTACGGAACGACCGATGTTCTTGATGTATTGATCGAGGACCTTGAAGGGCCGATCCAAGCCGGGTGAAGTC of Flavobacteriales bacterium contains these proteins:
- the rimP gene encoding ribosome assembly cofactor RimP produces the protein MIGEDRIRALLDEILRGEQFIVTLKVDVGNRIYIELDDRTRPVSITDCIEVSRALENQLDRDEEDFALEVTSPGLDRPFKVLDQYIKNIGRSVKVKRTDGRVLKGQLLEADSDTITVETKEKRRIPGRKAKEWVTEKIEIPMEEVAETYVELEFK